A single window of Gossypium hirsutum isolate 1008001.06 chromosome A10, Gossypium_hirsutum_v2.1, whole genome shotgun sequence DNA harbors:
- the LOC107897394 gene encoding serine/threonine protein phosphatase 2A 55 kDa regulatory subunit B beta isoform isoform X1: MNGGDEVVTAPAGPPQPLDWKFSQVFGERTAGEEVQEVDIISAIEFDKTGDHLATGDRGGRAVLFERTDTKDHDALRRDLERTDHSINRHPEFRYKTEFQSHEPEFDYLKSLEIDEKINKIRWCQTANRALFLLSTNDKTIKFWKVQEKKVKKISEMNLDPPKAVGNGRVASSSNSNSPTLCLANGGSSGNDFSFPPGGLPSLRLPVVVTSQETNLVARCRRVYAHAHDYHINSISNNSDGETFISADDLRINLWNLEISNQSFNIVDVKPANMEDLTEVITSAEFHPTHCNMLAYSSSKGSIRLIDLRQSALCDSHAKLFEEPEAPGSRSFFTEIIASISDIKFAKDGRYMLSRDYMALKLWDINMDSGPVSTFQVHEYLRPKLCDLYENDSIFDKFECCLSGDGLRVATGSYSNLFRIFGCAPGSTEATTLEASKNPMRRQVQTPSRPSRSLSSITRVVRRGAETSGVDANGNSFDFTTKLLHLAWHPTENSIACAAANSLYMYYA, from the exons atgaacGGAGGAGATGAGGTGGTCACAGCTCCGGCAGGCCCGCCACAACCATTGGATTGGAAATTCTCTCAGGTATTTGGTGAACGAACGGCTGGAGAAGAAGTTCAAGAAG TTGACATTATTTCAGCAATTGAATTTGATAAAACTGGGGATCACCTTGCCACTGGTGACCGTGGGGGCCGGGCTGTTCTCTTTGAGAGGACAGATACCAAGGAT CATGATGCACTGAGAAGGGATTTGGAGAGAACGGACCACTCAATTAATCGGCACCCTGAGTTCCGTTACAAGACAGAGTTCCAAAGCCATGAGCCTGAG TTTGACTATCTCAAGAGCTTGGAAATAGATGAAAAAATCAACAAAATCAGATGGTGCCAAACAGCCAATCGTGCCCTATTTCTCCTTTCTACAAATGATAAAACCATCAAGTTTTGGAAG GTACAAGAAAAGAAGGTCAAAAAAATTTCTGAAATGAATTTGGACCCTCCAAAAGCTGTAGGAAATGGCCGTGTGGCTAGTTCAAGTAATTCTAATAGTCCCACACTTTGTCTTGCAAATGGAGGTTCCTCTGGCAATGATTTTTCTTTCCCACCAGGAGGCCTGCCATCATTGCGTTTGCCTGTGGTA GTAACAAGTCAGGAAACCAACCTAGTAGCTAGATGTCGAAGAGTATATGCCCATGCTCATGATTATCACATCAATTCCATTTCAAATAACAG TGACGGCGAAACTTTTATATCAGCTGATGATCTGCGTATAAATCTTTGGAACTTGGAAATCAGCAATCAAAGTTTCAATATTGTTGATGTAAAGCCTGCAAACATGGAGGATCTAACTG AGGTTATAACATCAGCAGAATTCCACCCTACCCACTGTAATATGTTAGCGTATAGTAGTTCAAAAGGCTCAATTCGTCTCATTGATTTGCGGCAGTCAGCTTTGTGTGATTCTCACGCCAAATT ATTTGAAGAACCAGAGGCACCTGGTTCTAGATCATTTTTTACAGAGATAATTGCCTCGATCTCAGATATTAAATTTGCAAAGGACGGAAGATATATGCTTAGCCGCGATTACATGGCTCTTAAG CTGTGGGACATCAATATGGATTCTGGTCCAGTTTCAACTTTCCAGGTTCATGAATATTTGAGACCTAAG CTATGTGATTTGTACGAAAATGATTCTATCTTTGACAAATTTGAGTGTTGCCTAAGTGGTGATGGATTGCGTGTGGCAACAGGTTCCTACAG CAATCTATTCCGTATATTTGGTTGTGCCCCTGGAAGCACAGAGGCAACTACTTTGGAAGCCAGCAAAAATCCAATGAG GAGACAGGTTCAGACTCCCTCAAGGCCCTCTAGATCCCTAAGCAGTATAACACGTGTTGTTAGACGAG GAGCTGAAACCTCTGGAGTAGATGCAAATGGAAATTCTTTCGATTTCACAACAAAGTTGCTGCACCTAGCATGGCACCCAACCGAAAACTCAATAGCCTGTGCTGCTGCAAATAGCTTGTACATGTACTATGCATAA
- the LOC107897394 gene encoding serine/threonine protein phosphatase 2A 55 kDa regulatory subunit B beta isoform isoform X2, whose translation MNGGDEVVTAPAGPPQPLDWKFSQVFGERTAGEEVQEVDIISAIEFDKTGDHLATGDRGGRAVLFERTDTKDHDALRRDLERTDHSINRHPEFRYKTEFQSHEPEFDYLKSLEIDEKINKIRWCQTANRALFLLSTNDKTIKFWKVQEKKVKKISEMNLDPPKAVGNGRVASSSNSNSPTLCLANGGSSGNDFSFPPGGLPSLRLPVVTSQETNLVARCRRVYAHAHDYHINSISNNSDGETFISADDLRINLWNLEISNQSFNIVDVKPANMEDLTEVITSAEFHPTHCNMLAYSSSKGSIRLIDLRQSALCDSHAKLFEEPEAPGSRSFFTEIIASISDIKFAKDGRYMLSRDYMALKLWDINMDSGPVSTFQVHEYLRPKLCDLYENDSIFDKFECCLSGDGLRVATGSYSNLFRIFGCAPGSTEATTLEASKNPMRRQVQTPSRPSRSLSSITRVVRRGAETSGVDANGNSFDFTTKLLHLAWHPTENSIACAAANSLYMYYA comes from the exons atgaacGGAGGAGATGAGGTGGTCACAGCTCCGGCAGGCCCGCCACAACCATTGGATTGGAAATTCTCTCAGGTATTTGGTGAACGAACGGCTGGAGAAGAAGTTCAAGAAG TTGACATTATTTCAGCAATTGAATTTGATAAAACTGGGGATCACCTTGCCACTGGTGACCGTGGGGGCCGGGCTGTTCTCTTTGAGAGGACAGATACCAAGGAT CATGATGCACTGAGAAGGGATTTGGAGAGAACGGACCACTCAATTAATCGGCACCCTGAGTTCCGTTACAAGACAGAGTTCCAAAGCCATGAGCCTGAG TTTGACTATCTCAAGAGCTTGGAAATAGATGAAAAAATCAACAAAATCAGATGGTGCCAAACAGCCAATCGTGCCCTATTTCTCCTTTCTACAAATGATAAAACCATCAAGTTTTGGAAG GTACAAGAAAAGAAGGTCAAAAAAATTTCTGAAATGAATTTGGACCCTCCAAAAGCTGTAGGAAATGGCCGTGTGGCTAGTTCAAGTAATTCTAATAGTCCCACACTTTGTCTTGCAAATGGAGGTTCCTCTGGCAATGATTTTTCTTTCCCACCAGGAGGCCTGCCATCATTGCGTTTGCCTGTG GTAACAAGTCAGGAAACCAACCTAGTAGCTAGATGTCGAAGAGTATATGCCCATGCTCATGATTATCACATCAATTCCATTTCAAATAACAG TGACGGCGAAACTTTTATATCAGCTGATGATCTGCGTATAAATCTTTGGAACTTGGAAATCAGCAATCAAAGTTTCAATATTGTTGATGTAAAGCCTGCAAACATGGAGGATCTAACTG AGGTTATAACATCAGCAGAATTCCACCCTACCCACTGTAATATGTTAGCGTATAGTAGTTCAAAAGGCTCAATTCGTCTCATTGATTTGCGGCAGTCAGCTTTGTGTGATTCTCACGCCAAATT ATTTGAAGAACCAGAGGCACCTGGTTCTAGATCATTTTTTACAGAGATAATTGCCTCGATCTCAGATATTAAATTTGCAAAGGACGGAAGATATATGCTTAGCCGCGATTACATGGCTCTTAAG CTGTGGGACATCAATATGGATTCTGGTCCAGTTTCAACTTTCCAGGTTCATGAATATTTGAGACCTAAG CTATGTGATTTGTACGAAAATGATTCTATCTTTGACAAATTTGAGTGTTGCCTAAGTGGTGATGGATTGCGTGTGGCAACAGGTTCCTACAG CAATCTATTCCGTATATTTGGTTGTGCCCCTGGAAGCACAGAGGCAACTACTTTGGAAGCCAGCAAAAATCCAATGAG GAGACAGGTTCAGACTCCCTCAAGGCCCTCTAGATCCCTAAGCAGTATAACACGTGTTGTTAGACGAG GAGCTGAAACCTCTGGAGTAGATGCAAATGGAAATTCTTTCGATTTCACAACAAAGTTGCTGCACCTAGCATGGCACCCAACCGAAAACTCAATAGCCTGTGCTGCTGCAAATAGCTTGTACATGTACTATGCATAA
- the LOC121208602 gene encoding dof zinc finger protein DOF3.1, whose product MQDPTGFHQMKAPAFQEQEQQQLKCPRCDSTNTKFCYYNNYNLSQPRHFCKNCRRYWTKGGALRNIPVGGGTRKGTKRSSSSTNKPKRQPNPSPDPTPNQKIPDPSPPPPKSSSSSMFPQQIVLNSGAQNSDSDIDSTRMYLLPVDHQDGKMMDIGGSFSSLLASTGQFGNLLEGFNSNGSGLKTLNHFGGNFDSGCEMDQNSGRDPLFGESSKNGESYLDVQGGRDTSCWSGDSNGWPDLSIYTPGSSLRR is encoded by the coding sequence ATGCAAGACCCAACGGGCTTTCACCAAATGAAAGCGCCGGCTTTTCAAGAGCAAGAGCAGCAGCAGCTGAAATGCCCCCGCTGTGACTCAACCAACACCAAATTCTGTTACTACAACAACTATAACTTGTCTCAGCCCCGCCATTTCTGCAAGAACTGCCGCCGTTACTGGACTAAAGGCGGCGCCCTCCGTAACATACCCGTCGGTGGCGGCACCCGTAAGGGCACCAAACGCTCCTCCTCCTCCACCAACAAACCTAAGCGCCAACCCAACCCCTCTCCAGACCCCACCCCAAACCAAAAAATCCCTGATCCCTCTCCGCCGCCGCcgaaatcatcatcatcatcgatgTTTCCCCAGCAGATTGTTTTGAACTCGGGGGCTCAGAATTCGGACTCGGATATCGACTCGACCCGGATGTATCTGTTGCCGGTTGATCATCAAGATGGGAAGATGATGGATATCGGCGGGAGCTTCAGCTCGCTGTTGGCTTCGACTGGGCAGTTTGGAAACCTCCTAGAAGGGTTTAATTCAAATGGGTCGGGTTTAAAAACGCTGAATCATTTTGGAGGGAATTTCGATTCGGGTTGTGAAATGGATCAGAATTCGGGTCGGGACCCGCTATTCGGAGAGAGCAGTAAAAACGGAGAGAGTTATTTGGATGTACAGGGCGGTAGGGATACAAGTTGTTGGAGTGGCGATAGCAATGGCTGGCCAGATCTTTCTATTTACACTCCAGGTTCAAGTTTACGGAGATAG